In the Geobacter sp. FeAm09 genome, one interval contains:
- the cbiQ gene encoding cobalt ECF transporter T component CbiQ: MRHLQRQDTTGGVAAAVDPRIRLLAAGVLLALVVSSSGALFPWAVAAVCLPAALVQGMGLRTLLVRLLHPLFIAAVVLLLKSCMGAGSAVELFRLGPFGVAFHAESFRAGLVIASRIMGAVSVALLLGQVATFTETMAALAWLRVPRPLVEVTLFAWRSLFMLYDDAATVYTAQKNRLGYCGLRRGLRSFGTMAGMLVIRAFDNSDAMTTAMTQRGYDGSLPLLHDARLSMAQVAGLVVFAAVATAAWSVQNWPQ, encoded by the coding sequence ATGAGACACCTGCAACGACAGGATACCACGGGTGGGGTTGCCGCGGCTGTCGATCCGCGCATCCGTCTCTTGGCCGCCGGCGTGCTGCTGGCACTGGTCGTCAGTTCCTCGGGGGCGCTCTTCCCCTGGGCCGTGGCGGCCGTCTGCCTGCCGGCGGCGCTGGTGCAGGGCATGGGGCTGCGGACGCTCCTGGTGCGCCTGCTGCATCCCCTGTTCATCGCCGCGGTGGTCCTCCTCCTGAAGTCGTGCATGGGGGCGGGGAGTGCGGTCGAGTTGTTCAGACTCGGCCCCTTCGGCGTCGCCTTCCATGCAGAAAGCTTCCGGGCCGGCCTGGTGATCGCTTCCCGCATCATGGGGGCGGTATCGGTGGCGCTGCTCCTGGGGCAGGTGGCGACCTTTACCGAAACCATGGCGGCCCTGGCCTGGCTGCGGGTCCCCCGTCCCCTGGTGGAGGTGACCCTGTTCGCCTGGCGCTCCCTGTTCATGCTGTACGATGACGCCGCCACGGTCTACACGGCCCAGAAAAACCGCCTCGGCTACTGCGGCCTGCGCCGCGGTCTCCGTTCCTTCGGCACCATGGCCGGCATGCTGGTCATCCGCGCTTTCGACAACAGCGACGCCATGACCACCGCCATGACCCAGCGGGGGTACGACGGTTCCCTGCCGCTTCTGCACGACGCCCGGCTGAGCATGGCCCAGGTGGCCGGGCTGGTGGTTTTTGCCGCCGTGGCCACCGCCGCATGGAGCGTACAGAATTGGCCGCAATGA
- a CDS encoding energy-coupling factor ABC transporter ATP-binding protein: MTPPRLSARIASFRYPDGTVALSDISLEVGQGEFCGILGSNGSGKTTLLKILDGIVKEYDGHVLLDGEEIRRLSPREIYGKMGLVFQNPDDQLFAHSVYEDVAFGPRNMGCGEAEVGRRVSGALEAVEMAGLARKEIQNLSYGQKKRVCIAGLLAMGHEILLLDEPTAGLDPMGEHRMMELLTRLNRESGVTIVMATHSVDLVPVFLSRLHVLSRGGLIRSGTPEEVFHSPEELAHVKLRLPYIAELIHRLRIDDQLPFKRLPLTIGEARREILETMGGRGPA; encoded by the coding sequence ATGACGCCCCCCCGCCTGAGCGCGCGGATCGCCTCGTTCCGCTACCCCGATGGTACCGTTGCCCTGAGCGACATCAGCCTTGAGGTGGGACAGGGGGAGTTCTGCGGCATCCTGGGCTCCAACGGCTCGGGCAAGACCACCCTGCTCAAGATCCTGGACGGCATCGTCAAGGAGTATGACGGCCATGTGCTCCTGGACGGGGAGGAGATCCGTCGGCTTTCCCCCCGGGAGATCTACGGCAAGATGGGGCTGGTGTTCCAGAACCCGGACGACCAGCTCTTCGCCCATTCGGTGTACGAGGATGTGGCTTTCGGCCCCCGCAACATGGGGTGCGGCGAGGCCGAGGTGGGGCGCAGGGTTTCCGGGGCGCTGGAGGCGGTGGAGATGGCGGGCCTGGCCCGCAAGGAGATCCAGAACCTGAGCTACGGCCAGAAGAAGCGGGTCTGCATCGCCGGTCTCCTGGCCATGGGGCACGAGATCCTGCTCCTGGACGAGCCGACCGCCGGCCTGGACCCCATGGGGGAGCACCGGATGATGGAGCTGTTGACCCGCCTGAACCGGGAGTCGGGGGTGACCATCGTCATGGCGACCCACAGCGTGGACCTGGTGCCGGTCTTTCTCTCCCGCCTGCACGTCCTGAGCAGGGGAGGGCTGATCCGCAGCGGCACGCCGGAGGAGGTCTTCCATTCCCCGGAGGAGTTGGCGCACGTCAAGCTGCGCCTTCCCTATATCGCCGAACTCATCCACCGGCTGAGGATCGACGACCAGCTTCCCTTCAAGCGGCTCCCCCTGACCATCGGCGAAGCGCGGCGGGAGATCCTGGAGACCATGGGGGGGCGGGGACCGGCATGA
- a CDS encoding response regulator: protein MSQQAVTDRELWILGVQAESGRGQTLTAYLGSGGYKNRLEHLENVASGRPLGIILDISPFSDDGWGLLRQLKSDPATRNIPILPVFLSEKGAIGGVFPVAGFFTLPVDDHYLLERLAVYGLTEEAETWDLQALVVSRSGEEKLAKAVESVGFEIVKGYTGKEAMALISIRPKYLAFTTLMLPDMSAFELLEKIRLFPYSRNTPLFVLLKDEMKEGEKKAMAREVANLVSKKQLTCEEFLGYLRRRE, encoded by the coding sequence ATGTCACAACAAGCCGTCACCGATCGGGAACTGTGGATACTGGGAGTGCAAGCGGAGAGCGGTCGGGGGCAGACACTGACGGCATACCTGGGGAGCGGCGGCTACAAGAATCGCCTGGAGCACCTGGAAAACGTGGCCTCGGGCCGTCCCCTCGGCATCATCCTCGACATCTCCCCCTTTTCCGACGACGGTTGGGGGCTGCTCCGCCAGCTCAAGAGCGATCCGGCAACCCGCAACATCCCCATCCTGCCGGTGTTTTTGAGCGAGAAGGGCGCCATCGGGGGCGTTTTCCCGGTGGCCGGCTTCTTCACCCTGCCGGTGGATGATCATTACCTCCTGGAGCGGCTGGCGGTGTACGGCCTGACCGAGGAGGCCGAGACCTGGGACCTGCAGGCCCTGGTGGTCTCCCGCTCGGGGGAAGAAAAGCTGGCCAAGGCCGTGGAATCGGTGGGGTTCGAGATCGTCAAGGGGTATACCGGCAAGGAGGCCATGGCGCTCATCTCCATCAGGCCCAAGTACCTGGCCTTCACGACCCTGATGCTCCCCGACATGTCGGCCTTCGAGCTTCTGGAGAAGATCCGCCTCTTCCCTTACAGCCGCAATACTCCCCTGTTCGTGCTCCTCAAGGACGAGATGAAGGAGGGGGAAAAGAAGGCCATGGCGCGGGAGGTGGCCAACCTGGTGTCCAAGAAGCAGCTTACCTGCGAGGAGTTTCTGGGATACCTGCGGCGCAGGGAGTAG
- a CDS encoding peptidylprolyl isomerase → MRRYTCALLLISLFLAPAGAHAKVINAIAAIVNDDIITLYEINREAQPALREADQKSPLDDAGRSKIRHTVLDQLIEKKLVEQKAKELNIKIGDDEIRQAIEDVKRQNKIPSQEALLGALASQGITYDQYRAQLQEQLERLRLVSIEVRSKIQVGESEMRDYYEANLAKYTEEESFHARHIFFRISDKAPAEEIKRAMTTALMVLAEAKSGKDFAGLAKSYSEDPAARKDGGDLGVFKKGDMLPELEQTIMALKSGEVSELVSTPAGFHIIKLEERIKGKVKPFESVKNEIEDTIYRKKSEDRFSQWAKELRSKASVEIKDLQGLL, encoded by the coding sequence ATGAGACGATACACCTGTGCCCTGTTGCTCATCTCTCTGTTTCTGGCGCCCGCAGGCGCCCACGCCAAGGTCATCAACGCCATTGCCGCCATCGTCAACGACGACATCATCACCCTATACGAGATCAACCGCGAGGCCCAGCCGGCCTTGCGCGAAGCGGACCAGAAATCGCCCCTGGACGACGCCGGCCGCAGCAAGATCCGCCACACCGTCCTGGACCAGTTGATCGAGAAAAAACTGGTGGAGCAGAAGGCCAAGGAACTGAACATCAAGATCGGCGACGACGAGATCCGCCAGGCCATCGAGGATGTGAAGCGGCAGAACAAGATTCCCTCCCAGGAGGCACTGCTGGGCGCCCTGGCGAGCCAGGGCATCACCTACGACCAGTACCGGGCCCAGTTGCAGGAACAGCTTGAACGGCTCAGGCTGGTCAGCATCGAGGTGCGCTCCAAGATCCAGGTGGGCGAATCCGAGATGCGCGACTACTACGAGGCCAACCTTGCCAAGTACACGGAGGAGGAGAGCTTCCATGCCCGGCACATCTTCTTCCGTATCAGCGACAAGGCCCCGGCCGAGGAGATCAAGCGTGCCATGACCACCGCCCTGATGGTGCTGGCCGAGGCCAAAAGCGGCAAGGACTTTGCCGGGCTGGCCAAGAGCTACTCGGAGGACCCGGCGGCCCGCAAGGACGGCGGCGACCTGGGGGTGTTCAAGAAGGGGGACATGCTGCCGGAACTGGAACAGACCATCATGGCCCTGAAGTCGGGCGAAGTGAGCGAGCTGGTCTCCACACCGGCCGGATTCCACATCATCAAGCTGGAAGAGCGGATCAAGGGAAAGGTGAAGCCGTTCGAGAGCGTCAAAAACGAGATTGAGGACACCATCTACCGGAAAAAGTCCGAGGACCGCTTCAGCCAGTGGGCTAAGGAGTTGCGCAGCAAGGCCAGCGTGGAAATCAAGGATTTACAGGGGCTTTTGTAG
- a CDS encoding peptidylprolyl isomerase, producing the protein MKVIASTKTIAAALCLAALFGCQKGSTGAPSETKKEGPVVAEVNGSTITTGDFTRELKNLPEYLKSMADTPQGRKEMMDTMVIRELILQQAAKDGLDKSPEIDEKLADLKKRLIVEAFLKKKVETDAKVSDEDLKKFYEQNKDKFKTGDQMRASHILVKTEKEAKDILAQIKAGGKFEELAKKNSVDSSAAQGGDLGWFGKGSMVPVFEKAALGLKEGQVSDVVKSDFGYHIIKLTGKRAAGVRPFEEVKDQIKAAIMPSKQQEVFQKIKDELKKSAKINIKEDVLNTIGGAKGDGKPAAAPAAPAAPAAPGK; encoded by the coding sequence GTGAAAGTTATCGCCAGCACCAAAACCATCGCCGCAGCCCTCTGTCTGGCAGCCCTGTTCGGCTGCCAGAAGGGGTCAACAGGAGCACCGTCGGAAACCAAGAAGGAAGGGCCGGTCGTGGCCGAGGTCAACGGCAGCACCATCACCACCGGTGACTTCACCCGCGAGTTGAAGAACCTCCCCGAGTACCTCAAGAGCATGGCCGACACCCCCCAGGGGCGCAAGGAAATGATGGACACCATGGTGATCCGCGAGTTGATCCTGCAGCAGGCTGCCAAAGACGGCCTGGACAAGAGCCCGGAGATCGACGAAAAGCTGGCCGACCTGAAGAAGCGCCTGATTGTGGAGGCGTTCCTGAAGAAAAAGGTCGAAACCGACGCCAAGGTTTCCGACGAAGACCTGAAAAAATTCTACGAGCAGAACAAGGATAAATTCAAGACCGGCGACCAGATGAGGGCCAGCCACATCCTGGTCAAGACCGAAAAGGAAGCCAAGGACATCCTGGCCCAGATCAAGGCCGGCGGCAAGTTTGAAGAACTGGCCAAGAAAAACTCCGTTGACTCGTCCGCGGCACAGGGCGGCGATCTGGGGTGGTTCGGCAAGGGCTCCATGGTGCCGGTATTCGAGAAGGCCGCCCTCGGGCTGAAAGAAGGCCAGGTCTCCGACGTGGTCAAATCCGACTTCGGCTATCACATCATCAAGCTGACCGGCAAGCGCGCCGCCGGCGTGCGCCCCTTCGAAGAGGTCAAGGACCAGATCAAGGCCGCCATCATGCCGAGCAAACAGCAGGAGGTCTTCCAGAAGATCAAGGACGAGCTGAAGAAAAGCGCCAAGATCAACATCAAGGAAGACGTCCTGAACACCATCGGCGGCGCCAAGGGCGACGGCAAACCCGCCGCTGCTCCGGCTGCCCCCGCTGCCCCGGCCGCCCCCGGCAAATAG
- a CDS encoding bifunctional diguanylate cyclase/phosphodiesterase: MKKDPASPITLKRFIVIASLAVSCISFLIVLAVSTYIYKKQLESSLGHLSNSISQQIFTSIHQGMEQGWTRADIEKFLARFRQAFPETFTAAVFRSEAINRQYGTASTEITDGEAQQVFAEGARHSRRDGDLVSQYYPFKAEEKCRTCHLTARAGEVLGVVKVTEDFRAIRQKAMHDIFVIFALFSPLPVVMSFLIAGYVNRRIGTAVQALSHKVRTVNRVTDLTTLELENQHTGFAELDNIFGEFGKIVERIRNVAVGKEMLEFEIQVLERFIITSESIKDWKERVGYLLTEVGKVMQVYTMFCIFQVDDEIFDIEIFWKHPPTAETRDVMEEIIRGRIREERVQIDMPASIKVVHNIVGSQDSPLHLDRVEIELQTKSLLLKAPQIGGVVGIGFQSKLATDPIRSLVIDSILTTMLNVVGSIKAIYKYTKDLEYYATRDPLTNLYNQRVFWELLGYEVGRAERHGYSFGLLLIDLDNFKYVNDTHGHLFGDKFLTRVGATIHECLRKGDILARYGGDEFTVAVVEADKEQVYMVANRIREALEEMAVVSADGTTVHGTASIGMAIFPIHAKNEKDLFIFADNMTYKAKNAGKNRLIVPTEDDVIEAFKKSGELSRMLIKAVAEKRVTPYFQPIVATSDGTATCHEVLCRIEIGNEVLPAAEFIEMAEALGIISKLDYILMEKVFQKARAERYEGMLFINLSPKSLILNEFIPTIIRLTRTYGIDHEKIVFELTERETVKNMTLLERFVEDLKLEGFKFAIDDFGSGFSSFQYIRRLPVDFVKIEGVFVRNMLHDPKDMAFVKTLAVLAQEFGIQSVAEYIENPELFEAVREMGIDFAQGYHTGMPTPGFVEPPRIG, from the coding sequence ATGAAAAAAGATCCAGCCAGCCCCATAACCCTGAAACGTTTTATCGTCATCGCCAGCCTGGCCGTATCATGCATCAGCTTCCTGATCGTCCTGGCCGTCAGCACCTACATCTACAAAAAACAACTCGAGAGCTCCCTGGGGCACCTTTCCAACTCCATCTCCCAGCAGATCTTCACCTCCATCCACCAGGGCATGGAACAGGGCTGGACCCGCGCCGACATAGAAAAATTCCTCGCCCGGTTCCGCCAGGCATTTCCCGAAACCTTCACGGCCGCGGTATTCCGCAGCGAGGCGATCAACCGCCAGTACGGCACCGCTTCAACCGAGATCACGGACGGCGAGGCCCAACAGGTATTTGCCGAGGGCGCGCGCCACTCCCGGCGGGACGGGGACCTGGTCAGCCAGTACTATCCCTTCAAGGCGGAAGAAAAATGCCGGACCTGCCACCTGACCGCCCGCGCCGGGGAGGTTCTGGGGGTGGTGAAGGTCACCGAGGACTTCCGCGCCATCCGGCAGAAGGCGATGCACGACATCTTCGTCATCTTCGCCCTGTTCTCCCCCCTCCCCGTGGTGATGTCCTTCCTGATCGCCGGCTATGTCAACCGCCGCATCGGCACGGCGGTCCAGGCGCTCAGCCACAAGGTGCGGACCGTCAACCGGGTCACCGACCTCACCACCCTGGAACTGGAGAACCAGCACACCGGTTTTGCCGAGCTGGACAACATCTTCGGCGAGTTCGGCAAGATCGTGGAGCGGATCAGGAACGTCGCCGTGGGCAAGGAGATGCTGGAGTTCGAGATCCAGGTCCTGGAACGGTTCATCATCACCTCCGAGTCCATCAAGGACTGGAAGGAGCGGGTCGGTTACCTTCTGACCGAGGTCGGCAAGGTCATGCAGGTCTACACCATGTTCTGCATCTTCCAGGTGGATGACGAGATCTTCGATATCGAGATCTTCTGGAAACATCCCCCCACCGCCGAAACCAGGGACGTCATGGAGGAGATCATCCGCGGCAGGATCAGGGAGGAACGCGTCCAGATCGACATGCCGGCCTCCATCAAGGTGGTCCACAACATCGTCGGCAGCCAGGACTCCCCCCTCCACCTGGACCGGGTCGAGATCGAACTGCAAACCAAATCCCTGCTCCTCAAGGCGCCCCAGATCGGCGGCGTGGTCGGCATCGGCTTCCAGTCCAAACTGGCCACCGACCCGATCCGCTCCCTGGTCATCGACAGCATCCTCACCACCATGCTCAACGTGGTCGGCTCCATCAAGGCCATCTACAAATACACCAAGGACCTGGAGTACTACGCCACCCGCGATCCCCTGACCAACCTCTACAACCAGCGCGTCTTCTGGGAACTGCTCGGATACGAGGTGGGACGCGCCGAGCGGCACGGCTACAGCTTCGGCCTGCTGCTGATCGACCTGGACAACTTCAAGTACGTCAACGACACCCACGGCCACCTCTTCGGCGACAAGTTCCTCACCAGGGTCGGGGCCACCATCCACGAATGCCTGCGCAAGGGAGACATCCTGGCGCGCTATGGCGGCGACGAATTCACCGTCGCCGTCGTGGAGGCGGACAAGGAGCAGGTCTACATGGTGGCGAACCGGATCAGGGAGGCCCTGGAGGAGATGGCCGTGGTCTCCGCGGACGGCACCACGGTCCACGGCACCGCCTCCATCGGCATGGCGATCTTTCCGATCCACGCCAAAAACGAAAAGGACCTGTTCATCTTCGCCGACAACATGACCTACAAGGCCAAGAACGCGGGGAAAAACCGGCTGATCGTCCCGACGGAAGACGATGTGATCGAGGCTTTCAAGAAGAGCGGCGAACTCTCCCGGATGCTCATCAAGGCGGTGGCCGAAAAACGGGTCACCCCCTATTTCCAGCCCATCGTCGCCACATCCGATGGCACCGCCACCTGCCACGAGGTGCTCTGCAGGATCGAGATCGGGAACGAGGTCCTGCCTGCGGCGGAATTCATCGAGATGGCCGAAGCCCTCGGCATCATCAGCAAGCTGGACTACATCCTCATGGAAAAGGTCTTTCAGAAGGCCCGGGCGGAACGGTACGAGGGGATGCTCTTCATCAACCTCTCCCCCAAGTCGCTCATCCTCAACGAATTCATCCCGACCATCATCAGGCTGACCCGCACCTACGGCATCGACCACGAAAAGATCGTCTTCGAGCTGACGGAACGGGAAACCGTCAAGAACATGACCCTCCTGGAACGCTTCGTGGAGGATCTGAAACTCGAAGGCTTCAAGTTCGCCATCGACGACTTCGGGTCAGGTTTTTCATCATTCCAGTACATCCGACGGCTGCCGGTGGATTTCGTCAAGATCGAGGGGGTCTTTGTGCGCAACATGCTCCACGACCCCAAGGATATGGCCTTCGTCAAGACCCTTGCCGTGCTGGCACAGGAGTTCGGCATCCAATCGGTTGCGGAATACATCGAGAACCCGGAACTGTTCGAGGCGGTGCGGGAAATGGGGATCGACTTCGCCCAGGGGTACCATACCGGCATGCCGACGCCCGGCTTTGTGGAGCCGCCCCGGATCGGGTGA
- the mfd gene encoding transcription-repair coupling factor, giving the protein MHDGTPMTSPQTNSLPSQLVDCLAALRRGDRRIVLTGLKGSAAAYVVAGLLGASPRGLLVIAADQEAADEFSRELAFFGSDTPSLSFPAWDSAPFAAASPHPDISGARLDALSRMHGNQARAVVLPVAAALQKVLPRAVFNQVACYLVAGEEFERDELLGNLIRLGYSSVPLVDDRGTFAVRGGILDIFPPNFSTPVRIEFFGDTVETMRAFDPLTQRSLQPVEELVLLPSRELLLTDEVLDAIAPRLKQCCDDLDIPADRRRLILEDLRNAVYFQGIEYLQPLLHPGLETIFDYAPDAPVVLLDPEALREAAARFADEIAAGEDKARAARVPHSPPQELYLDAGELDAIIAGKSRLELSGLALDDGGEATTIAIPCEDNTGLRVSVSKETTHALAPLSQTLRGWLDQGFRVLVACHQRPQAERLKELLAPYAIPCIISEATFSETVAAAPAAVTMVLGEISRGFRLPSSRLALVAEEELFGKRVKRRGISEVRKKQILASLAELKPGDYMVHVDHGIGLYRGLQHVNIAGIGGDFLLLEYAGGDKLYLPMDRLGLVQRYVGPEGSQPTLDKLGGSSWEKAKGKAKKDIEELAGELLEIYAKRQICEGFSFSPPDGMYREFEASFAWEETPDQLSAIQDVLADMQNSRPMDRLVCGDVGYGKTEVALRGAFKAALDGKQVGILVPTTILAQQHYETFHERLKEYPVTVEVISRFRTPKEQKEILERLKKGAIDIIIGTHRLLQKDVAFKDLGLLIIDEEQRFGVKDKERLKAFRAVVDVMTLTATPIPRTLYMSMMGIRDLSIIDTPPVDRLAVKTFVARFSEELIREAVMRELRRGGQVFFVHNRVQTIAKRLEQLSAIVPEARIGVGHGQMNEHDLEKVMLGFMHGETNLLLCTTIIESGLDIPNANTLIVDHADKFGLSQLYQLRGRVGRSTQRGYAYLLVPGEGSISGDARERLRILQDISELGAGFRIATHDMEIRGAGDMLGSRQSGTVVEIGFELYNQMLEETICRLRGEEMTERVEPEINLKVPAFIPEAYIKDTGQRLVIYKKLTQAENEEDVLDVQNEVSDRFGTYPLATSYLFEIMKLRVLLKRLLVRQIDYDGKNIVVSFHPRTPAPPDTIIAMMKNEPKRYQFTPDYRLVAAITGSAFEDILAAARTLLLRLLPPAPPP; this is encoded by the coding sequence ATGCATGATGGTACCCCCATGACCTCTCCCCAAACAAACTCCCTGCCGTCCCAGTTGGTCGATTGTCTGGCCGCCCTGCGCAGGGGCGACCGCCGCATCGTCCTGACCGGCCTGAAGGGGTCCGCAGCGGCCTATGTGGTTGCCGGCCTGCTCGGCGCATCCCCCCGGGGGCTGCTGGTCATCGCCGCCGACCAGGAGGCCGCCGACGAGTTCAGCCGGGAGTTGGCCTTTTTCGGCAGCGACACGCCCTCCCTCTCCTTCCCGGCCTGGGACAGCGCCCCCTTTGCCGCCGCTTCCCCCCACCCCGACATCTCGGGCGCGCGGCTCGACGCCCTCTCCCGCATGCACGGCAACCAGGCCAGGGCGGTGGTGCTGCCGGTGGCGGCGGCCCTGCAAAAGGTCCTGCCCCGCGCCGTCTTCAACCAGGTCGCCTGCTACCTGGTGGCCGGCGAGGAGTTCGAGCGGGACGAGCTTTTGGGCAACCTGATCAGGCTCGGCTACTCCAGCGTCCCCCTGGTGGACGATCGCGGCACCTTTGCCGTCCGGGGCGGCATCCTGGACATCTTCCCCCCCAACTTCAGCACGCCGGTCAGGATCGAGTTCTTCGGCGACACGGTGGAGACCATGCGCGCCTTCGATCCCCTGACCCAGCGCTCGCTCCAGCCGGTGGAGGAACTGGTGCTGCTGCCGTCCCGGGAACTGCTCCTCACCGACGAGGTTCTGGACGCAATCGCGCCCCGGCTGAAGCAATGCTGCGACGACCTGGACATCCCGGCCGACCGGCGGCGCCTGATCCTCGAGGATCTGCGCAACGCCGTCTACTTCCAGGGCATCGAGTACCTCCAGCCGCTCCTGCACCCCGGCCTGGAGACGATCTTCGACTATGCGCCGGACGCTCCGGTGGTCCTGCTCGACCCCGAGGCACTGCGCGAGGCCGCGGCCCGCTTCGCCGACGAGATCGCCGCGGGCGAGGACAAGGCCCGCGCCGCCCGGGTTCCCCATTCGCCGCCGCAGGAGCTGTACCTGGACGCCGGGGAACTGGACGCCATCATAGCCGGCAAAAGCCGCCTGGAGCTTTCCGGGCTGGCCCTGGACGACGGGGGAGAAGCCACGACCATCGCCATCCCCTGCGAGGACAATACCGGCCTGCGGGTCTCCGTCTCCAAGGAGACCACCCACGCCCTGGCCCCCCTCTCCCAGACCCTGCGCGGCTGGCTCGACCAGGGCTTCCGCGTCCTGGTCGCCTGCCACCAGCGCCCCCAGGCGGAGCGGCTCAAGGAACTGCTGGCCCCCTACGCCATCCCCTGCATCATCAGCGAGGCGACCTTTTCCGAGACCGTCGCCGCCGCCCCCGCCGCCGTAACCATGGTCCTGGGGGAGATCTCCCGCGGCTTTCGCCTCCCCTCCTCCCGCCTGGCCCTGGTGGCCGAGGAGGAGCTGTTCGGCAAGCGGGTCAAGCGACGGGGCATCTCCGAGGTACGCAAGAAACAGATCCTGGCCTCCCTGGCCGAGCTCAAGCCGGGCGACTACATGGTGCACGTGGACCACGGCATCGGCCTGTACCGGGGGCTTCAACACGTCAACATCGCCGGCATCGGCGGCGATTTCCTGCTCCTGGAGTACGCCGGCGGCGACAAGCTCTACCTCCCCATGGACCGCCTGGGGCTGGTGCAGCGCTACGTAGGGCCCGAGGGGAGCCAGCCCACCCTGGACAAGCTGGGGGGGAGTTCGTGGGAAAAGGCCAAGGGCAAGGCCAAAAAGGACATCGAGGAGTTGGCCGGAGAACTGCTGGAGATCTATGCCAAGCGCCAGATCTGCGAGGGGTTTTCCTTTTCCCCCCCGGACGGGATGTACCGGGAATTCGAGGCCTCCTTCGCCTGGGAGGAAACCCCGGACCAACTCTCCGCCATCCAGGACGTGCTGGCCGACATGCAGAACTCCCGCCCCATGGACCGGCTGGTGTGCGGCGACGTGGGGTACGGCAAGACCGAGGTGGCCCTGCGGGGCGCCTTCAAGGCCGCCCTGGACGGCAAGCAGGTGGGCATCCTGGTGCCGACCACCATCCTGGCCCAACAACACTACGAGACCTTTCACGAGCGGCTCAAGGAGTACCCGGTCACGGTGGAAGTCATCTCCCGCTTCCGCACCCCCAAGGAGCAGAAGGAGATCCTGGAGCGCCTCAAGAAAGGGGCCATCGACATCATCATCGGCACCCACCGCCTGTTGCAAAAGGATGTGGCCTTCAAGGACCTGGGGCTTCTGATCATCGACGAGGAGCAGCGTTTCGGGGTGAAGGACAAGGAGCGGCTCAAGGCCTTCCGGGCCGTGGTGGACGTCATGACCCTGACCGCCACCCCGATCCCCCGCACCCTCTACATGTCCATGATGGGCATCCGCGACCTGTCCATCATCGACACCCCGCCGGTGGACCGCCTGGCCGTCAAGACCTTCGTAGCCCGTTTCTCCGAGGAGTTGATCCGGGAGGCGGTCATGCGCGAGCTGCGCCGGGGAGGGCAGGTCTTTTTCGTCCACAACCGGGTGCAGACCATCGCCAAGCGCCTGGAACAGCTCTCGGCCATCGTGCCCGAGGCGCGGATCGGCGTGGGGCACGGCCAGATGAACGAACACGACCTGGAAAAGGTCATGCTCGGCTTCATGCATGGGGAGACCAACCTGCTCCTCTGCACCACCATCATCGAATCGGGCCTGGACATCCCCAACGCCAATACCCTGATCGTGGACCACGCCGACAAATTCGGCCTGTCCCAGCTCTACCAGTTGCGGGGCCGGGTGGGGCGCTCGACCCAACGGGGCTACGCCTACCTGCTCGTACCGGGCGAGGGCTCCATCAGCGGCGACGCCCGGGAACGCCTGCGCATCCTCCAGGACATCTCCGAACTGGGGGCCGGCTTCCGCATCGCCACCCACGACATGGAGATCCGCGGGGCGGGCGACATGCTGGGGAGCCGCCAGTCCGGCACCGTGGTGGAGATCGGCTTCGAACTGTACAACCAGATGCTGGAGGAGACCATCTGCCGCCTGCGGGGCGAGGAGATGACCGAACGGGTCGAGCCGGAGATCAACCTCAAGGTGCCGGCCTTCATCCCCGAGGCGTACATCAAGGATACCGGCCAGCGCCTGGTGATCTACAAGAAGCTGACCCAGGCCGAGAACGAGGAAGACGTGCTGGACGTGCAGAACGAGGTCAGCGACCGCTTCGGCACCTATCCCCTGGCCACGTCCTACCTGTTCGAGATCATGAAGCTGCGGGTCCTCCTGAAGCGCCTGCTGGTTCGGCAGATCGACTACGACGGCAAGAACATCGTCGTTTCCTTCCACCCCCGCACCCCGGCCCCGCCGGACACCATCATCGCCATGATGAAAAACGAACCGAAGCGGTACCAGTTCACCCCCGACTATCGCCTGGTGGCGGCCATCACCGGCAGCGCCTTCGAGGACATCCTGGCCGCGGCCCGCACGCTGCTGCTACGCCTGCTGCCACCCGCCCCGCCTCCTTAA